The nucleotide window CAGTTAACGCCGGTCTGAGGTCAATGTTGACTTCATAGCGTTGGATTGGGTCGGATGGGAGGGACAGTTCTTTGTCTTCCAGAAGTTATCCTGGAAAGTTCAATGTTGCCTGATCCTGGTTCTTGCTGGGTGTGCCGTCAATCCGAGCAAAGGCCGGCCAGTCATCCGGAGTAACTTTAAAAAGTTTCACTCGAACTTTTGGATGTTTTCGAACATAGGCTCTGGCAATCGGCGGGCCGGCTGGATCAATTGTAACCAGCCTTCCTCCGGACAAATGAAAGTCAGATGGGAAATTGGTTTGTTGAATCGAAACCTGGGTTTCTCCGGCAAGTGATTGACCAAAAACATCCTTGAGTTGTGGTAGAAAAGTCACCGTGTAGGTTGGTTGTTCCAGCTTCCATCCATCAATGAAAATCCGACAGTCTCTGACCGAAATTTCCTGGTATTTCAACGGAGGAGAAACAACGACCTGATCGGGTGAAAATGATTTTTCATCCAGCGGGTTATTCAGTTCATACCACCATCCATCCTGGTACTGAGTTTCCTGGCTATCCTGCCAGGTTTTTACAATTTTCAGTGGTGAAAACGTGTGAAATGAAAAAGACTGAGGGGCTGTGGCGTGGAGCGGACCTTCAGTTGATGTGAGGCCGGTATCAAAGATCACTGTCACCTGCGAATCACGCGGTAACGCCTGAACCGGTTTCAAGACCAGGCACGCCCCAATTTGAGCTGTATCAACCCGCGCTTTGATATCTGGATTGGCTTCGATTTCAGTTTGGGTGGCCAGTCTGACCGGAACGGTGTGTTTTCCAGCTTTGATCCGCACTTTTTCAAGCACCATGGCCGGGTTCATTCGCTGATTGAATTCGACAAACACGAGCGGGGTCAGTGGCTCGGAATCGCTGTCTGGTGAGAAGGAAACCAGCTTCGGTGTGGGGGTTGAAAACGTCCATTCCGAGGTGGTGGGCAGTTTCTTTCCCGCCAGCGACCGGATGTGCGCCGGAATGGTGACTTTGTACTGAGTCGCCATCGGGAACCGCCCGCCGTCAGGTTCAAACACCAGCGTTTTGGTGCCGACCCAACGCCATTTCCCTGGAGGCTGCGGTGTCAGTTTGACCGGCACTGGCTGGTTGGAAAGTTCGGCCAGCGATGTCAGCGCCACCATTGGTTCTGAAAACGTCACACTCAGGTTTGGTGCCAGTTCGACCGTTCCCTGGGGGCGAAAGCGTTCGACTTTGAGCGGCACGTCAGGTCCTGATGTCGTTGATTTTGATGAAGCTGGAAAGGCTGGATTTCCTGAACTTGAGAACTGGGGAGGTTTGAGTTGATTTTTGGGAAATTGAAAAGCCGGCTGTGGCGGTTCGGAAGCGTTTGAAATCTGCGGGAGTCGCTGCAATAAACTTTGGGTTTGTGCCGGAGTGAGTGGCGAGGGAATCAGCCGGGGTCTGGTGATAACTGAAGGCGTGGATAGCTGGCCTTCCCGGATTTTGATTTTCAAGCCGATTTCTGCTTCAGTTTTGGATTGTGGGCTGGTTGATTCCGGTTGAGAAGCGAACGGTACAACCGAAGGCAAGGTACATTCGCACATCCCAGCCACAACCACAAAACCCAAAATCCAGAGTCCGTATCGAAATACTCGCATGTGAATTTCCTCATATTGGTTTTTTGGTAGCCCAGGGCATCTTGTGCACGTGTGGATTTTGGGTTTGAACTGCGAATCGCAACCCTGTGGGATGCTCGGTTGAGTTTCCCCACTTAACCCACGTTTATGCAGTTATTTACGTGGCTGTCAACGCGTTGACACTTTTGAGAAAATCCAAAGCGGCGTCAAGTGGACCGCACTCCGAAAATTTATTTCCGCTCACATCGGTTTTTGATAATGCCCAGAATGTTGTTTTGAATATCCCGCATAATCGCGTCGGTCCACCATCCGGCGTAGAAATTAAATCGTGTCGAAAGCCGGTGGTGGCTGCTCAGGTGCAAAATGACCTGATTGTGACCCACCGGCTCCAGCCAGTAGGTGCCATCCAGGACATCAAAAAATGGCCCGCCAACGGTGACGTGTTCGTCCAGCGTCGTCGGAGGAATTGACGCGGTATCAGCCTTGATCGTGAACGCCAGCTTTTTTTCGCGTTCCCAGGTGGTAATGGTTTCGACAAAGAGGACTTTTCCTTCAAACGTGGCATGGCGGACGCCTCCGATGCCTTCGTGGGAAAGCGTGGCTTCGACCGGGCGGGGAAACCCGAGCCGGTGAAACAGGCTGGGTTTGTGTTCCTGTGGTTGAATGGCCGGGACGCGCTCGATGTTGTGCCAGATGACCGCTGGCGGCGCATTGATTGTGATTTGGGTGTCTACGGTTCGCAATGTTTGCGGCAATTGGAATTGCTGCTCAATCGAACTGCACACCAGAGGCAAAACCGCACACACAATCAACAGTGGTGCTCCTTTGGTGTGTGAGTCGCCGTCCGTGTCAAAGGCTAACCCCATAAACCCGCCACCGATGCTTGAAAAAATCAAAAATATGGGCAAGGCCATGAGAATGCAAATCGAGCCTTCCCACCCCGTCAAAAAGGCCGCCGTCAGCAGAAACAGGCCCGGCACCCAGGGCATAAAAATCCGAAAGAGCCAGGACGTTTTTCTTTCAAGCTCAGCAAAGTAAACTACCTGGACCCCCAGTACAAAGGGCACCAGAAAAATAAAT belongs to Acidobacteriota bacterium and includes:
- a CDS encoding Ig-like domain-containing protein, which encodes MRVFRYGLWILGFVVVAGMCECTLPSVVPFASQPESTSPQSKTEAEIGLKIKIREGQLSTPSVITRPRLIPSPLTPAQTQSLLQRLPQISNASEPPQPAFQFPKNQLKPPQFSSSGNPAFPASSKSTTSGPDVPLKVERFRPQGTVELAPNLSVTFSEPMVALTSLAELSNQPVPVKLTPQPPGKWRWVGTKTLVFEPDGGRFPMATQYKVTIPAHIRSLAGKKLPTTSEWTFSTPTPKLVSFSPDSDSEPLTPLVFVEFNQRMNPAMVLEKVRIKAGKHTVPVRLATQTEIEANPDIKARVDTAQIGACLVLKPVQALPRDSQVTVIFDTGLTSTEGPLHATAPQSFSFHTFSPLKIVKTWQDSQETQYQDGWWYELNNPLDEKSFSPDQVVVSPPLKYQEISVRDCRIFIDGWKLEQPTYTVTFLPQLKDVFGQSLAGETQVSIQQTNFPSDFHLSGGRLVTIDPAGPPIARAYVRKHPKVRVKLFKVTPDDWPAFARIDGTPSKNQDQATLNFPG